In Oryza sativa Japonica Group chromosome 2, ASM3414082v1, the following are encoded in one genomic region:
- the LOC4331006 gene encoding probable CCR4-associated factor 1 homolog 7 has product MPMSDPTAAVIPKPGGIGVGGGGGDDEEPVEIREVWADNLEEEFALIRDVVDEFPFVAMDTEFPGIVCRPVGAFRSPADYNYATLKANVDMLHLIQLGLTFSSPRGELPALGPGRRRCVWQFNFREFDDARDIFASDSIELLRRSGIDFRRNSERGVDARRFAELLMSSGVVLNDSVYWVTFHAGYDFGYLLKILTCSSLPDTQAGFFKLMKIYFPTVYDIKHLMKFCNSLHGGLNKLAELLDVERVGESHQAGSDSLVTSCAFWKLKDSFFAGSTEKYAGVLYGLNAENVVSAH; this is encoded by the coding sequence ATGCCAATGTCGGATCCCACGGCGGCGGTCATCCCCAAGCCGGGGggcatcggcgtcggcggcggaggcggcgacgacgaggagccggTGGAGATCCGGGAGGTGTGGGCGGACAACCTCGAGGAGGAGTTCGCGCTGATCCGCGACGTCGTCGACGAGTTCCCCTTCGTCGCCATGGACACGGAGTTCCCTGGCATCGTGTGCCGCCCCGTCGGCGCCTTCCGCTCCCCGGCCGACTACAACTACGCCACGCTCAAGGCCAACGTCGACATGCTCCACCTCATCCAGCTCGGCCTCACCTTCTCCAGCCCGCGCGGCGAGCTCCCCGCGCTCGGCccaggccgccgccgatgcGTATGGCAGTTTAATTTCCGCGAGTTCGACGACGCCCGCGACATCTTCGCCTCTGACTCCATTGAGCTCCTGCGCCGTAGCGGCATCGACTTCCGCCGCAACTCCGAGCGCGGCGTTGACGCTCGCCGGTTCGCGGAGCTGCTCATGTCCTCTGGCGTCGTGCTTAACGATTCTGTATATTGGGTCACCTTCCACGCGGGCTACGACTTCGGGTACCTGCTTAAGATCCTCACATGCAGCAGCCTACCGGACACGCAAGCCGGCTTCTTTAAGCTCATGAAGATATATTTCCCCACCGTGTATGACATCAAGCACCTCATGAAGTTCTGCAATAGCCTGCACGGTGGGCTGAACAAGCTCGCCGAGCTCCTTGACGTGGAGCGCGTCGGAGAGTCCCACCAGGCCGGTTCAGATAGCTTGGTCACTTCATGCGCGTTCTGGAAGCTCAAGGATTCGTTCTTCGCTGGCTCTACCGAGAAATATGCTGGAGTGCTGTATGGGCTCAATGCGGAGAATGTTGTCAGTGCGCATTGA
- the LOC4331007 gene encoding pentatricopeptide repeat-containing protein At5g27460 — protein sequence MAAVVRRSRLLALLVGASRPNPRPFCCSSSSSSAPPATAREDGDGGDLLSRCLLRIPRKSGRAAAAAAVERWARERGRVSPPELRRDVVRLRRARRYEQALEILSWMDSHNDFRLSPSDHMVRLDLIAKVHGTSQAEEYYRKLSTAASKKAASFPLLHCYVTERNVQKAETFMAELQRYGLPVDPHSFNEIMKLYVATCQYEKVLSVIYLMKRNNIPRNVLSYNIWMNACAEVSGLASVQSAFKEMLNDDMVEVGWSTYCTLANIFKKYGQSSKALACLRTAETKLSSTGRLGYSFIMTCYAALNDRDGVIRLWEASKIVPGRIPAANYMSAMVCLIKVGDIGRAEWTFGSWEAESKKHDVRVSNVLLGAYVRNGWIEKAERLHLHMLEKGAHPNYKTWEILMEGFVQSKQMDKAVNAMKKGLSLLKTCHWRPPLELLEAIAKYFEEQGSVEDADRFIKVLQKFNLTSLPLYKSLLGAYINADIVPQNIPQMIAGDQIDMDEEMDQLIIRASKIDIT from the exons ATGGCCGCCGTCGTGCGCCGCTCGCGCCttctcgccctcctcgtcggcgcctcCCGCCCAAACCCTAGACCcttctgctgctcctcctcctcctcctccgctcctccggCGACTGCtcgcgaggacggcgacggcggcgacctacTGTCGCGGTGCCTCCTCCGGATCCCGAGGAAGagcgggcgcgccgccgcggccgccgccgtcgagagaTGGGCTCGGGAGCGcggccgcgtctcgccgccggagctccgccgtGACGTCGTCCGGcttcgccgcgcgcgccgctacGAGCAAGCCCTGGAG ATTTTATCATGGATGGACTCGCACAATGATTTTAGACTATCGCCCTCAGATCATATGGTTAGACTGGATTTGATTGCAAAAGTTCATGGTACTTCTCAAGCTGAGGAGTACTACAGAAAACTAAGTACTGCTGCTTCCAAGAAGGCCGCGTCATTCCCGCTTCTCCATTGCTATGTTACAGAAAGAAATGTGCAGAAAGCTGAAACCTTCATGGCTGAGCTGCAGAGATATGGACTGCCTGTCGATCCTCATTCTTTCAATGAAATTATGAAACTATATGTTGCAACGTGCCAGTATGAGAAGGTCCTTAGTGTAATTTATCTGATGAAACGGAACAACATTCCAAGAAATGTTCTGTCCTACAACATTTGGATGAATGCATGTGCTGAGGTCTCTGGCTTAGCCTCAGTACAATCAGCATTCAAGGAGATGCTGAATGATGACATGGTTGAGGTTGGTTGGAGCACATACTGTACATTAGCTAACATCTTCAAGAAGTATGGACAGAGCAGTAAAGCTCTTGCTTGCCTTAGAACGGCTGAAACAAAGTTGTCATCAACAGGGCGTTTAGGGTACTCTTTCATTATGACATGTTATGCAGCCCTGAATGACAGAGATGGGGTTATTAGGCTGTGGGAGGCTAGTAAAATTGTTCCAGGTAGAATCCCTGCTGCAAACTACATGTCTGCTATGGTATGCTTGATAAAAGTTGGCGACATTGGTCGGGCCGAGTGGACCTTTGGAAGCTGGGAAGCAGAAAGCAAGAAGCACGATGTGCGGGTTTCAAATGTTCTCCTTGGTGCTTATGTGAGGAATGGATGGATCGAAAAGGCTGAGAGGCTTCATCTCCACATGCTAGAGAAAGGTGCGCATCCGAATTACAAGACTTGGGAGATACTGATGGAGGGATTTGTTCAGAGTAAGCAGATGGATAAAGCTGTCAATGCCATGAAGAAGGGCTTATCTCTGTTGAAGACTTGCCACTGGAGACCTCCACTTGAGCTGTTGGAGGCCATTGCAAAGTATTTCGAGGAGCAAGGCAGTGTGGAGGATGCAGATAGATTCATAAAGGTTCTTCAAAAGTTCAACTTGACAAGCTTGCCCCTGTACAAGTCATTGCTTGGGGCATATATTAATGCTGACATTGTGCCACAAAATATTCCTCAGATGATAGCAGGAGATCAAATAGATATGGACGAAGAAATGGACCAATTGATCATACGTGCCAGCAAGATAGACATCACGTGA
- the LOC4331008 gene encoding two-component response regulator ORR23: protein MRAAEERKGVVPAARRRDQFPVGMRVLAVDDDPVCLKVLETLLLRCQYHVTTTNQAAIALKMLRENRDMFDLVISDVHMPDMDGFKLLELVGLEMDLPVIMLSVNGETKTVLKGITHGACDYLLKPVRIEELRNIWQHVIRRKFSTRDRANLDFYEECNKPPNADSDHVHGHVTCGSPDQSGRPSKKRKEYCSEEEDEGEVNTQDIDDPSAPKKPRVVWSVELHRKFVAAVNQLGIDKAVPKRILELMNVEKLTRENVASHLQKYRLYLKRLSAVASQQVSIVAALGGRDPFLHMGGFEGLQGYQAFTSSAALSSFTPHGLLNSPRNNPAALGTQGVPASKSIQTMSGSHTLSHSINDANKYHLSLPGNQKGNLGQGLATSLGQTQMQQKWIHEETDDLSTILSGNGLSNGMSGTLQSVTSSPLLPQELAECTQAKIVSQPSIRTSSVSSEHIEGAVGVSSGLLESRVSQQSTIPLSGFSANGLLIHGSFNNTCANKLGGTSSSCAPARSSNDLMVARDTKGGASSFGGAMLLPPDTEQKYLNFGGGNGLKQKFDDRTADSLFDLKFVWSSVPSSQLASNIGAHHAMSQRWNNSSSNSSNIGARMIGQATSSGSTVIPQMKTDFLVSGDMAMPKNASDLSIPKLQSELSSSSCSFDGLLNSIVKVEKDDVTFSDDLGCGDFYSLGACI from the exons AtgagggcggcggaggagaggaagggtgtggtgccggcggcgaggaggagggaccAGTTCCCCGTCGGTATGcgtgtcctcgccgtcgacgacgacccggTGTGTCTCAAGGTGCTCGAGACCCTGCTGCTGCGCTGCCAGTATCATG TGACGACAACAAATCAGGCTGCTATCGCGCTGAAAATGCTGCGGGAAAACAGGGACATGTTTGATCTAGTTATCAGCGACGTCCATATGCCAGACATGGACGGCTTTAAGCTTCTTGAGCTTGTGGGGCTTGAAATGGACCTCCCTGTCATCA TGTTATCTGTGAATGGAGAGACCAAAACTGTATTGAAGGGGATAACCCATGGTGCCTGCGACTATCTCCTAAAACCTGTTCGAATCGAAGAGCTCAGGAATATCTGGCAGCATGTTATCAGGAGGAAATTCAGTACTCGCGACCGTGCTAATCTCGATTTCTATGAAGAGTGCAACAAGCCACCAAATGCGGATTCAGACCATGTGCATGGCCATGTTACATGTGGATCACCTGATCAAAGTGGGAGGCCCAGCAAGAAGAGGAAGGAGTACTGTAGTGAAGAGGAGGATGAGGGTGAGGTCAATACTCAAGATATTGATGATCCCTCGGCTCCAAAGAAGCCGAGAGTTGTTTGGTCAGTTGAACTACACCGGAAATTTGTCGCTGCTGTCAACCAGCTTGGAATTGACA AGGCTGTGCCAAAAAGGATACTTGAGCTCATGAATGTTGAGAAACTCACAAGGGAAAATGTTGCAAGTCACCTACAG AAGTACAGGCTCTATCTCAAACGGCTAAGCGCTGTGGCGTCGCAACAAGTTAGCATCGTTGCTGCTTTGGGAGGTAGAGACCCCTTTCTGCACATGGGTGGATTTGAAGGACTACAGGGTTATCAAGCTTTTACCTCTTCCGCAGCTCTATCATCTTTTACTCCACATGGATTGTTAAACAGTCCTAGAAACAATCCAGCAGCTCTTGGAACTCAGGGGGTACCTGCTTCAAAATCGATTCAGACTATGAGCGGAAGCCATACATTGAGCCATTCCATTAATGATGCAAATAAGTACCACCTTAGCTTACCAGGAAACCAGAAAGGAAACTTGGGACAAGGTTTGGCAACATCGCTTGGGCAGACCCAAATGCAACAGAAGTGGATCCATGAAGAAACCGATGATCTGTCCACCATCCTTTCTGGGAATGGCCTATCTAATGGTATGTCTGGCACACTCCAAAGTGTCACAAGCAGTCCTTTGCTGCCTCAAGAACTAGCCGAGTGCACACAAGCCAAAATTGTCAGTCAGCCATCAATTCGAACTTCCTCTGTAAGTTCAGAACATATTGAAGGCGCCGTTGGAGTTTCATCTGGTCTGCTTGAATCTCGTGTATCCCAGCAGAGTACTATTCCTTTATCAGGATTTTCCGCCAACGGGTTGCTAATCCATGGTTCGTTTAACAATACCTGTGCAAACAAATTGGGTGGTACATCTTCATCGTGTGCACCTGCTCGCTCTTCAAATGACCTTATGGTAGCAAGAGACACAAAAGGTGGAGCTAGCTCTTTTGGTGGCGCGATGCTTTTACCTCCAGATACAGAGCAAAAGTACTTGAATTTTGGAGGTGGAAACGGTTTGAAACAGAAGTTCGATGATAGGACTGCAGACAGTCTGTTTGATCTCAAGTTCGTATGGAGTTCTGTACCGAGCTCTCAATTGGCAAGCAACATTGGGGCTCATCATGCTATGAGCCAAAGATGGAACAATAGCAGTAGTAACAGTAGCAATATTGGTGCCAGAATGATTGGGCAAGCAACCTCAAGTGGTTCAACAGTTATCCCACAAATGAAGACAGATTTCCTCGTTTCGGGAGATATGGCGATGCCGAAGAACGCCTCCGATTTGAGCATCCCGAAACTTCAGAGCGAACTTAGCtctagcagctgcagcttcGACGGCCTTCTCAATTCCATAGTCAAAGTG GAGAAGGATGATGTTACCTTCAGCGACGACCTGGGGTGCGGCGATTTCTACTCCCTTGGAGCTTGCATATGA